The DNA region GGCAGAACGGGGTTCAAAGTCAGAGCGCCCCCCGTGGGCTGGAGGTCTGAACTGCAGAGTCCTCCTAAGCTCAGGAGTGAGTGAACTGAAGCGGTCTCTCTTGTCCCCCCGGGGCTCAGAAGTACGAGGGTTTGAGGCTGGCCACGTTGTTGTTGGCGTTGCCCTGGCCCTGCATGAGGAGCGCCTCGTACTCCTGGACGCCGTTGGgcatcgtcgtcgtcgtcggcgTCGTCTGCTGCGGCGGGCACGGGGCGATGATCTCGGGCTGCTTGTGCGGCAGCGCCCCGTTGTCCAGGCACGCCTTGAccccctccagctccagcgGCGCGGGCTCGTCGCCGTCCAGCTCCACGTGCGCCGCCTTGGAGCGCCGGCGCCGGCGTAGGAAGACCagcgccgccaccaccgccgtgGCCACCATCACCAGCGCCAGGCCGGCCAGCGCCAGCACCAGCGGCGGCGCCACGGGGTCCACCACGCGCGGCTCCATGGGCGAGGCCACCGGCGCGCCCGTCGTCCGCGCCTCCGTGCAGGAGCTGCCCGCGCCGCCCGGCTCGCCCATGGCGCTGGCGCACACCGAGTAGGTGCAGTTGGGCCGCAGGCCGCGCAGCGTGTACTCGGGGAAGTTGGCCGGGATGTGGAGGGTCTGCGCCCGCTGGTCCGGCCCGGAGAGCTTGCGGTAGGTGAGCCGGATGCCACGGATGTGCGGCCGCGTCGCGATGTAGCGTTTCAGGTCCAGGAGGATGGACGTGCTGGTCACTTGGCGCGAGCTGATGTCCGGCTCCGGGGTGGCGGCCGCCGTGCCCGCCGTGGCCTCCACGGGCGGCGAGGGGTGCGACGGCGACTCGTCGCGGTTCTCGCAGTAGAGGCCCGCGGTGTCGGGCGGGCACAGGCACTCCACCTGGCCCTGCGGGTTGAACTTGCACGTGCCGCCGTTCAGGCAGATGTTGGCCGGGCACAGGAGCTCCTTGTCGGCGGGGCGAGGCCGGTAGCGGTAGGCGGTGCTGGGCGACGCGGCGGGGCCCTGGGCGTCGGGCGGCGAGGGCGTGTGGACggacgcggcggcggcggcggtggtggtggtgcccgcGCGGGCGGTCGGCGGGAGCGGCGCGGCGGCCGGGGTGCTGCTGAGCACGGGCGGGCGCGTCCgcgcggtggcggcggtggtgacCGGGCAGCCGAAGTCCCGGCGCTCCAGGTCGGCCAGCACCTTGCCCGAGTTGCTGGGCGGGAAGTGGCAGCGGGTCTCCTCGCGCCGCGCCAGCTCCACGCTCTGCCCGCGCACCCAGCCGGGGAACCAGGCCAGCGGGCACAGGCAGTTGAAGGGGTTCCCCGCCACCGTCAGGTGGTTGAGCTTGGGGAAGAGCTGGAAGAAGCCCTCGGGGAAGCCCTGCAGGTTGAGGTTGCTGAGGTCCAGGCCCTGGAGGCCCACCAGGTTCTCAAAGTCCTCCTTGGCCAGCTGGCCCAGCGGGTTGGAGGCCAGGCTGAGGCGGATCAGCCCCCGGACCGAGCGCAGCGCCGCGGGCATGCTGGTCAGCTTGTTCTGGGACAGGTCCAGCACGTGGAGGTTGGTCAGGGAGCTCATCAGCTCCTCGTCCAGGCCGGCGAGCCCGAGGTCGGCCATGCGGAGCGACTCCAGGTTGGGCGTCCGGAGGTCGGCGGCGCCGGGCGGCGGGATGCGGTTGTGGCTGATGTCCAGCAGCAGGAGCCGGGGCAGGCGCACGGGGGGCAGGACGGTCAGCGCGTTGAGCTGCAGCTTGAGCTCCAGCAGCTGGTCCAGGCCCTCGAAGGCGGCCGGGTGGATGCTCTGGATGCGGTTGCTGTAGAGATACAGGCGCTCCAGCTTCACCAGGCCCGAGAAGCTGTGCTCGGAGACGTGCGCGATCTGGTTGGACGACAGGTCCAGGTTGCGGAGCGACGAGAGCTGGCCGAAGACGCCGTCGGGCAGCGCCACCAGCTGGTTCTGGCTCAGGTCCAGCAGCTCGAGCGCGTCCAGCCCGGCGAAGTCGTCCTCGGAGAGCGTGCCGACGCCGTTCTCGAAGATGTAGAGGTGCTGGGTGGAGACGGGGATGGCGCCGGGCATGACGCTGGAGCGCCGCTCCGAGCACATGATGCTGTTGCCGGGCAGGCAGGAGCAGCTCTCCGGGCAGGCACCGGTCAgccggaggaagaggaggaaggggaggaggaggaggaggagggggagcggTCGGCCAGGAGGAGCGGAGAAGGAGGACCACatgctgtctgtctccctcccacACCAAGGAAGCGTCCTGCAGAGGGAACAAACCACAAACAAAAGAGGGAGATCAGAAAACAGGCCTGGGGCACAACAACATGGATGATGGAACATCATGGTCTGTGAATTCAGGCAGTGAGTGAGTCAATCACTCAATCAACCCATCAATCAATCCAACTGAGAAAAAATGTCACGGTTTTTTAAACATCGGTTTATTACTGAATCCCATCCACAAGTTTCCAGTCGAATCACTGTTCGTCATGacaaaataataacacacaaATGGTGTTAAACGTACAAACTGTTACATATTCAAACCACGGCTTTGTGCATGGATGCTCTTTAACGCACGATCACGATCTATTCTCTGTGACCGAAGCTGGATGGCCCAAACTACAAAGCATCGACAACAGCCTTTGCCAGTTGGGGCTGAATGAATAACATGTTATTGTTGCCGGTTTTCATTTGCACttaagagaagagagcagagccTCTTACGCAACCACTGTGACCGTCcactcttccattctctctgggtgtgccatCGACTACGAGACTACGCGGCGTTCGGGAGGCCTTGtcagctcgctcgctcgctcgctcgctcgctcggacGCCACCCCTGACCCTCTGCCCAATAAAAGCCGCTCGGCCCTGGCGCACGCCGCTGTTTTGTGGGGTGAACTCATCTCATGTCGTCGCTCGCGCTGTAAGTGGCGGGGTTGGTACGGTGCCTGCCTGTGCCCGGGGGGGTAAGCCCACCCACACATttaggggggcgggggggggggggggggggggggttggggggggggcgctggCCCTGTACCTACACAAACAGTGAGTGGACACTCCACACAAACATggctctgcaaacacacacacacacacacacacatatgcacataatcaaacactctctcacacatatgcacataatcaagcacgcacgcacacacacacacattcacctagccacccaccacacacagagttacGGATACCACACACACGACCATAAGCCCCCCAGGCTCCATGTGCGGCTCATAAGAGGGGCTGAAACGAGGCAAATAAACAGCCGAGGGAAGGAGGGCCCCGGCCCAGCAGATGACCGCTCTGTTTTCCCACCTTCGTCCAGACGCTCTCAGCCCagcgctcggctcggctcggctccgcccgggcgagcgagcgagcgagcgtacGTGAGGGCCAAAACGCACGGCGTGTTGACTCTCGCCGCCGCTATCGCAAATCTCCCCCCTAAAAACCTTGAGCAGCGTTTAGGGCACAAAAACAAATTCTGCCTAAGCCACAGGATAGCGAGCCCCCActggaggaaaaaagagagagagagagagagacatggaccGGAGTGTGTGGTCTGTGGGCATTTCACAAAGTCTCCATTGTGCTCCGAGAAAAACCGACACAGAATGAAGCGTCTGGCGTTGCCTTTTTTTTGGGTGAAGGCTGAGGCAGAGCTGGAGCTCGGTTTGGGCACACGTCCGCATTGTCccgaggtgaggaggaggggacGATATATCAAGAGCGCAcggcgagagagaaaaaaaaaaccctgaccaCTGGTTTACCCCCTCGAAGACGGTGACATCATTCGGCAAGAAATATCGCTTTTCGCTTGACTTGCTTTGGATGTTATTGCTTTTCACTGCTGGGATATCCTCTGAGATAAGAGGGAGAAAATGCATAAAAGAGGTACTGCAGTCAGATTTACGGCCATACTTGGCTGAAGGGCTTTTGGAGCCATGAAACATATGAAACATATGGTCCAACCCATCACAGATTTCTCCACTTTCACCTTTCtacatcaaccccccccccccccccattgccccaagttaattgtgaataatgtcgaaacaacaacataaatatgTCATGCCGTCTGTGACTTTTTTTGCAGCATTTTTGCAGCATTTGCACACCCAGACGCTGCAGCCCCCAGCACACTTGGGCGCTTTATTGGTCAGTAATTTCATACATGTGTTATCACTTCTGGCTAAATCTCTCAGAACAGGGCCACAGACATGCCAGATCACTTGCATGGAGTATCTGGTGGGGTGAGCTGTCACATTCCCTAATGCATGATTGCAGACCCATTCCTATTGGTCGCTTGCCAGCCTTTCTGGCATCTCATTATGGCATACCAAGAATAATTGTCTCATATCTTGTTGTAGAAAACCTGCTGTAACTCAAACACGCTTCTCATGACAGCTGCTCCATTCTCAGAGTTTTAGGGGGCGCTACAAAGACGCCATTGTCCCGTTGGGATCACAGTTTTAACGCAGATGGAAATGTATTTAGCCAAAGCTGTCATACAACTGTCTTCTGGTGTTAAACCGCACGCCACTAGGGCACATCATGTGTGCGGCACAGCCCACTCCTCCCGAGGACTCCAGCGCTCTTTTGCTCCATCAACTCCCTCGTTTCCTCgggcccctctctcctcttgacCTCGTGTCAATCTGTGCTCCCTCGTGCATATTGCCATAgcgaccccccccctcctccacctccacccccacactccacacccctccaccttcctattgcacaaaaaaagaaaaaggacccccccaaaaaaatacagaaaaccCAACAATTCACCTCAGCTGAatcacccctctccacccctctcccaccccatcccaccccactcGGAACGCCAGGGTGGAAGTTGGAGCGAAATCCGAGCCCCTTTTTCATTAAAGCGGGCGAcggctcctctccctcctcgccCGGCGCTCCCTCCTGGCCAGCGCATGATCCCACCGGCATGGCTGGAATTCGCAATAACCCTAAAAATCCATCTTCATCACAGGAAGGCAGGAGGAGGCCAGCACTGGGCTCGcagctgagagagggagggagggagagagggagagagggagggagggatagagagagagagggatagaggaagggagagagggatagtgggAGGAAGGATGTAGCTGAGGAGCAGGGAGGAGTGGGCACTGTAGGTATGGCAGCTGCAACTGACACTCAGATGAAAGAGACTTTAACACAACCGAGATATACCCGTCTACTGCCATAGCAGTTTATCCCTAGTGATTCTAATAAACCATTTCAATCATCACTTATGCTGAGAAGAACAAAAACAGTCATGGGGTGAAACTGACTTCAAAAACAAACCAGTTCTTGTCACCGAAACCCTATCATGGTGAACCATTTAAACTGGAGTCTGATGATATTCAAAGGAACACAAAAAGTCATCCTAACATTATGATGTGTCATATGAGGATATGACCTCATCACAACCCCCACTGTAGTAGCTCACATCCTCTCCATTGttttcttaatctctctctatAGATAGAAAACCAGCGCCAAACTGGTTTTGGGGTTGCTTCTGTCAGGTAAGTATACGTGCCAACTGTTTGTGTCGTCCAAAAGTAACCTCATCATTACACAACCACGTACCTTGCATTGAAAAGCCGACCTTACTGCCAACCACATACCACAGAACATCCTGCATTGCTAACCGCTAATGCGCTGGCTAACGCTCTTGTCCTTATATGGCGCTTGAGGTTGGGCACGGGCGGTGGGAGGTGAGGCTGGAGGGTGAGCAGGTGAGGGCCTACTGTAAGCGGACGTGCGCACTTGCTGTATGTGTGGCCCGGTGTCCTGTGACAGAGTAAACACAACCAGCGCTCCGACCGGGGAAACCGCAACTCTCCCGCAAATCTCTTGTCCCACGGAAAAACATCATTACAGCCTAATGAAATATGTATCAATAAACCACCTTATCTCCAAACCCTTttactctccccttctcccccccctctctctctctctctctttctctctccctctcttttgatTTAGATCTTGGCTGATAGGACTGTGTGCTTGCCTTGCCGATATGAATATGGTGAACGAATGCCCAGCAGTTATGAAATCctgaataacaataataataataataatgtccatCTGTGCCCTTGCTTAATAGGGCTTGCTGTTCTTTCTCAGAAAATTCTTCTCTCCAAAATCATTTGGCTTTGAACGCTAAGCCACGGGCTGAGGGATCAAATGGacgagagagtgggagggatgaggggaggaaTGAGAGGCTTACGGCCAAATTTTCCCCATATTATTTGCTTTGGtccgctctctcttttctctctctctctctcatttcactctctctatccctccttttctctcactcctgtCTCACCCATACTTCCAGCACGCTCGATGATATATTACTTTTTAATTCATTGCATTCTTTACCTCCAGCCTCAAACCgtgaaaatcagagagagagagccacagcGTTCCTCGTGCCCTGTTTAGTTTGGGAGCCCAAAGCCCGTGTAGAGTTTAGCCGCTCCATCACATTTGCAGAGCTGGAGAATGGGCCTGGCCGCAAAAGCTACAGACTAAAATATACCAAATGGGCTTTAAATGGACCCTATCATTAGATAATACTGATCATAATTATGGTTTCAATCACTTACATTAACATTATGTTTAAGTTTGATAATCAGAGAGTGAAAGGTAATACGATGTTTTCTTAGTGTTCATACATTTTGATACAACAAGCATTGACCATTTACCATCATTTGATTGACCACACCTCCCACTATATGCTAACACCTGTTTTGTGGATAACATATTGCGTGGAAATACAGCAACATCACACAGTAGTTTGCTGTACTCCACTGACTGTTTCTGATTACACTGCCTGCATAGTCACAGACACATCACATCATAACCTAATCATATcttaacaaaaacaatattataTCAGTTAACACCATTCTCATTTGGGAAAGGGCTTTTCATTCTTGCAGATTGTCTGAGCTTAAGAACTGCTGGGCAACATTCCTGCAAAATATCTCATGACACATTTTATGACATACATTTTGCCATCTGCTATAAATGGTCGATGACCTAGCTTTGTTGCCCAAAATGTGGCCTAGTTGATCATCCACCTAAGACTTAAATTATTCCCAACCTTTCAAattcatccatttttttttaatccactaACACACAATAAAGCGCATGTACAAATGCACATTCATGGGGATGTTTGATTGACTTGAAAACTACGAATCAGCAAGCCATAACAATTCATCACATTCAGACCACACAGCCCTTAAATTGATGGCAAAGTTCATCTAATCCCCTAGCATAATTACAGTGCTCTTAATTACAGTCAACTGCAAAACCACCAAGTCGTCTACATACATGTAGGAGTTCCGCATCTTCAAATCCAAAGGGCAAGTGACTCATTCTAACTGATACTTGGTTGTTTGTCGGAGCCTTGAGCTACAGTGTCATTCGTGTCTTCCACTTGGCAGTGCGCAACTTGGATCTTGAAACAGCAATTAGGTTTTGAGCAATATCTAAATGAAATCAGAGATGAGAACTTTCAACCAATTTACCCCTCCTCAGTTTCACCACTTCAAAGGATGCCGTAAAGTTCTACAAAGTATCACAAAATGCCATCGTGTGCTTCACCGCACCACAAAATGCCTTTAAGCAGGCCGAGATTAATACCTAAAATGCCACAAGCAGGCCATTAAATTCAACAAGACGCTGCTGAACACCGCATCAATCAAAATACTGCATTAATGTTAAGTAAGGGGCGGAATCAATTGCAGTGAGTAAATCAAGGCCTTGAGAATAGCTTAACGCTTTGGGGAGTCTTTGCTTGGAGCTGAAAATGTCAGTGCAGTGGGTAAAATGGCCATTTAATGATTTCTCCAGCCGCGTTCGGAACTGATACATCTGACTACGGTGTCAAACATcagaacacagacatgcaatgGAATGTATCACAATTTGTTGTGCACACTTTAGCCACACGTTTTAACCACAGTTCTGAATATTTGTCGCCACACAACAAAAAACACGTTAAACTTGTTCGAATAGGGCCAAATATGATCCTGACATGAGCGAGTGCGACGCGGACTTTTGGCAACGTGTGACGGCGACTGTAGTGCAGCGCAGGCGGGCGGTCAGTGTGACTGGCCCTGGGGTGGCCGGTGACAGGCCCCACCGGCGGGGACTAGCCCTCAGTAATCCTAACGGAACCCGACACCGGCGGCGATAAAACTCCACCCCGTGGGTGGCAGGCCAGGGCTCcccgcggagcggagcggagcgaacAAGCGACCCGGCGTGTCGCCGGAACACAACACCGATTGTAGCGGAACGCGGCAGCAGAACGTAAAGTGCAAcgtaaaacatgcacacacgcccgcacacgcacacatacacacacacacacacacacatacacacacacacacacacacacacacacacacacacacacacacacacacacacacacacacacacacacacacgcacgcacacacacacacacacggcaattaGATCCTGTGACTCCACAGAAAGGCCGTATTCATCGGAGGCTGCACCATTGGCATTCAAAGCCAGCCACAGCTGCTACTTCCTAATGAAAAAACTACCCCTCATTagtgcccccccacacacacacacacaaacacccccacacacacacccccaccaaaATCAATCCCctttatacacacaaacacaaaagcagcTTACAAAGCAGGCTACTCACGGCACACGTGAAAAGacacttaaccccccccccccccacacacacacacacacacaacctcccccgtctgtctgtctgagactGGGGGGAAACATGGGGCTAGAGTTACAGTCCCTGGTGCAGCTCTGAGCCCAACGCGTGGCTCTGTCTGGTACAGCTGGAACACAAAgacacgaggggggggggggcacgtcaGTGTTCACTTACATTGTAAAGCCCAAGGGCTAGACGGCACGTTTGCAGGCTTATcacagaatgtgtgtatgcatgtgggggtgtgtgtgtatgtgtgtgtgggtgtgtgcgtgtgcgtgtgcgtgtgcgtgtgcgtgtgtgtgtgtgtgtgtgtgtgtgtgtgtgtgtgttaatggctgtgtctgtgtgtgactacgTGCACTCATACAACCAGGCACAAGCAGCAGTTGCCCTGCACTGCAAGCGAGGTCTTAACTCAATCCTAACTAATGGCAGTTAACGGGTTCAGCTCCGAACAGCACCGCTAAAGACTTCCTGTCTGCCGGAGCCAAACGACCAAGGGGCACTGAAGACTGATGACTTGCTGTTAAACAAacccaaaacaaaccaaacacacactgaaaacacacacacacacacacacactggacacacactggacacacacacacacacacacacacacacacacatacacacacacagtaactggagccttgtgcaaacacacaggcatatctGAGTGTTGATCTAGCTGGACAGACACAGCCCTGCTCTTTGTTTGTCTCAGAAGCCCCTCAACTGCCATCCGTGGCACCTCCGCCTCTGTCCACACCGGCTGATGTGTGATGATGAGCAACCTTCaagccacgccacgccacaccacgccTCAGCCACCCATATATCTCCTAGAGAGACCAATAGGCCATTATAAGGGCTCCTTTGTAGCTTACCCTGCATGAAATGTGCATGGagtcaacctctctctctctctctttattttctctctctctctctctctcttattttatctctctctctctatctctctctatgtgtatgttagtgtgtttcTTCAGGGCCCTGCATAATCGCTACCCTTCTtcaccttatctctctctctccctctacccccactcttctccctctctaacacacacacacacacacacacaaacacagacacacacacacaggcgctcgTTATCAGATAAAGCACTGAGCATGATTCATTCACATGAGCCGATGGCCGAAGGTGATGAAAGCCGTAAGGGGCCCCCAGTATTCCCACCCCCATGGTCCCATCTCCTCCGGCTTGGCTCTCAGCGTCCCGTCACAAGACACAgcacaatacccccccccccccaccgccgccACGCTCATCAAAACACTCAGGGCTGATCTTACAAACACAAGTAgcacgtactgtacatgccaTCATTTATCTTCATAATGATTGTATTATTAGTCATGGCACTTGTGGATACCATCATTTATCATAGCCATCACTGTACTGCGCTTACATGTCATTTGTACGTAGCATAATTTATCATAATTTATCACATAGCAATTACTGTATTATGTATACATGTGGTTGACCGATCAAAGTAATTACTTACAGTAGGTTTCTAAGAGAAGCAATTTACTGTGGATCAGTTCCGGTAGACATTATGTGAGCCACCTATTACAGCGCCTATGAAGGCCTCAGaactagggatgttaaccggtgactgtttgaccgatggttgaccgtatccacgttagccgaccaaagttgtcgctagtcggttaaaaaaaaaaaaaaaaagaggcatctttaaattaggctaaagacagtggactaaacgctactacagctagccatctcattccaagaagatctttttttgcgtgaagttaattatccctcacactcaatttttcataactcgcctgcttgtaggctaggctacgtaataaaccaataaaaacatttggcacgaggtcacagcggtggccggtgcgtgttttgcaatctggaagtgcgctgttttatccattgttttttatcgtgttgcagtctaggcaactttccgcataagattggcttagatttggaaagacattacatctacatttcaggaagggtcatcaatggtaacagatagggtaatgatcatctttcgttattgttagcacttcctcaaactaagctgcgtctcttcggagctgtcattttcataagtgagccgcggacatttcagcttcaaatgagcttctaacgctagacaaccgcctttatttgcaacgcgatcaccttgtacccaaaccattttcggagcaaaggaaccatttgtcctccacttacaagctccttggtttgcaggactcatgtttggcgctgtaagatttaaaaagtgacgtgagtgaaagggcggcgccggggctgtgtgtattcgcgtgggacagagagatgagagttgggaaattgcgtggctgttatttcaaatagcataatttattttaaacgaatcggttaaccggtttcaaccggctaatgagcctcggtggtcggtcaagaacatttttagttttcgccatccctactcAGAACAGCTCCCTATAGAAGaagttgttgtttatgtttgcagAGCAACATGCTCGCACTGGAACTGACATTTGAGAACGATCAGTTCCAAGAACACTGCCATGCGCCGTCTCACCCGCTCGGCTCTTCACAGTTCTATCCTGCGGTGATCGACATCACAAAGATGTTTCATAACTTGCCAATGCACAAATCAGAGAACGACAGCGcctcacataatcacacacacacacacacacacacacacacacacacacacacacacacacacacatttctctgcacagagacaataaagatcaattcaattcattcacacacacacatacacacacataccacaatcATGCTTTGGTACCTAatgcccacacactcacaaacacgacACATAAACACTACCCTCGTCTGCCTCCCTACAGGTGCAGTGGCGATAACGACTCGTGCCTTCATAAAAAATTCACACCTGCGCCGCGCCTCACTATCGCCCGCTCTGTCAGCGGGCTTTATCGAGCCCAGAATTCCTCTCTCTCGTCGAGGTCCAAGTTGGACGCGCTTCAACAAATGTTCCATGTTCTCAGCAGATGACCTGGCACCCCAGCCTGCGTACTGACAACTAACATTTACACTCCGTAATCATTTCCAAacggtggttgtgtgtgtttggaacgtTTTTATAGCAACCTAATAAGAGTAAAGCAGGTATGATGAACAGCTTgactggtggggggggggggcagatgttCCTGAGCAGATGTTCTGATCTACCTCACGGTGTGAGTGTGCCAGGAGTATTAGACGGAACCGGTCGGCCCAAAGTAGGAACGGAACGGAACGGAACGGCAACATGCGGATAAAACGACACAGAATCAGTTCTTTAAGATCCGACTAATGAACAGTCGACTGTGTTGTgtgacatggggggggggggggggttgggggagagagagtgggagagggggagagtgagagagagaaagagagagaggggaggggagtgagagagagagagctgttccATTCTCTCCGACAGCTTCTCTGTTTGTTTTAACTGCAGGACTGCCCACGAGGTCAACCATGCAGATATCAGTCAGAGGGAGGCCatc from Sardina pilchardus chromosome 1, fSarPil1.1, whole genome shotgun sequence includes:
- the vasna gene encoding vasorin a; amino-acid sequence: MWSSFSAPPGRPLPLLLLLLPFLLFLRLTGACPESCSCLPGNSIMCSERRSSVMPGAIPVSTQHLYIFENGVGTLSEDDFAGLDALELLDLSQNQLVALPDGVFGQLSSLRNLDLSSNQIAHVSEHSFSGLVKLERLYLYSNRIQSIHPAAFEGLDQLLELKLQLNALTVLPPVRLPRLLLLDISHNRIPPPGAADLRTPNLESLRMADLGLAGLDEELMSSLTNLHVLDLSQNKLTSMPAALRSVRGLIRLSLASNPLGQLAKEDFENLVGLQGLDLSNLNLQGFPEGFFQLFPKLNHLTVAGNPFNCLCPLAWFPGWVRGQSVELARREETRCHFPPSNSGKVLADLERRDFGCPVTTAATARTRPPVLSSTPAAAPLPPTARAGTTTTAAAAASVHTPSPPDAQGPAASPSTAYRYRPRPADKELLCPANICLNGGTCKFNPQGQVECLCPPDTAGLYCENRDESPSHPSPPVEATAGTAAATPEPDISSRQVTSTSILLDLKRYIATRPHIRGIRLTYRKLSGPDQRAQTLHIPANFPEYTLRGLRPNCTYSVCASAMGEPGGAGSSCTEARTTGAPVASPMEPRVVDPVAPPLVLALAGLALVMVATAVVAALVFLRRRRRSKAAHVELDGDEPAPLELEGVKACLDNGALPHKQPEIIAPCPPQQTTPTTTTMPNGVQEYEALLMQGQGNANNNVASLKPSYF